In Cryptomeria japonica chromosome 10, Sugi_1.0, whole genome shotgun sequence, a genomic segment contains:
- the LOC131858762 gene encoding probable carboxylesterase 15 yields the protein MSEKSEAHLLEDFGGLIKLYSDGSVVRGDDASFSSLLRPEPVNYKHVEYKDVVLDEDVGLWVRLYLPPETTSKTPIVMYYHGGGFILFSPATPILHRVCQMWVAMLGALIVSVNYRLASKHRLP from the coding sequence ATGTCAGAGAAGAGTGAGGCTCACCTACTCGAGGATTTCGGCGGTCTAATCAAGCTATACAGCGACGGATCAGTTGTGAGGGGAGATGATGCATCTTTCTCCTCCCTCTTACGGCCAGAGCCCGTTAATTACAAGCATGTGGAATACAAAGACGTGGTGTTGGACGAGGATGTTGGATTGTGGGTGCGCCTCTACCTGCCGCCTGAAACGACAAGCAAGACCCCCATAGTCATGTACTACCACGGTGGTGGCTTTATCCTCTTTAGCCCGGCAACGCCCATCCTGCACCGCGTGTGCCAGATGTGGGTGGCCATGCTGGGCGCCCTTATCGTTTCAGTCAATTACAGGTTGGCTTCCAAGCACCGCCTTCCTTGA